The Theropithecus gelada isolate Dixy chromosome X, Tgel_1.0, whole genome shotgun sequence genome includes a window with the following:
- the LOC112615986 gene encoding mitofusin-1-like, with amino-acid sequence MGRNLADRCTNEVNTLVLQFQQEIIENLKPLPPAGIQDKLHPVIPCKKSDLSYNLNYYKLCSDFQEDIVFHFSLGWSSLVPRFLGPRNAQMVLLGLSEPIFQLPRSLASTPTAPTSPAMPDNHEEELVITLVTGLASLTSRTSMGIDIVGGVIWKTIG; translated from the coding sequence ATGGGAAGAAATTTGGCTGATCGATGCACCAATGAAGTAAACACCTTAGTGCTTCAGTTCCAGCaagaaattattgaaaatttGAAGCCATTACCTCCAGCTGGTATACAGGATAAACTACATCCAGTGATCCCTTGCAAGAAATCTGATCTCAGTTATAATCTAAATTACTATAAGTTATGTTCAGATTTTCAAGAAGatattgtgtttcatttttcCCTGGGCTGGTCTTCCCTTGTACCTCGATTTTTGGGCCCTAGAAATGCTCAAATGGTGCTCCTAGGATTATCAGAGCCTATCTTTCAGCTCCCTAGATCTTTAGCTTCTACTCCCACTGCTCCTACCAGTCCAGCAATGCCAGATAATCATGAGGAAGAACTCGTGATTACATTGGTAACAGGATTGGCTTCTCTTACATCTAGAACTTCCATGGGCATCGATATTGTTGGAGGGGTGATTTGGAAAACTATAGGCTGA